In the Archocentrus centrarchus isolate MPI-CPG fArcCen1 chromosome 19, fArcCen1, whole genome shotgun sequence genome, aactacttttacCCCTgagtatatataaaaacattgaCACagatactttctttttttttatttatttatttttttattattattttaaatttgggCTCACTATCCTAGAAATCCTATTTATATACAACCAAACGTGACTCAATATGTTTTAAATGGATGATTCCTCACTTTGTGACACAGTGAATTGTCACAATTGTGAGGAGTCATCCATTTGCATATTTGCTGAGTCTGAAATTTAATGGCAGTGAACTGATCAGTGGTTGGTTTAAAGagccccccaacaatcagaagatcCCCTCTGAGCAAGctcttggcgacagtggggaggaaaaactccctttaataggaagaaacctccggcagaaccaggctcaggaagtggcagccatctgccgcggcCGGTTGGGGGGCGTCATGGAAAAAAGGAATGATTTTTTACCGTACCGCTGAGCCGTTCACTGACATATTTAGTTGTATGTAAATGTGATTTTAGGACAATAAATCAGCTTTTTAGGACGAATTTCTGGTGAACAGCCGAAGGAACCAATtgcgcttcttcttcttcttcttctttttaggtTCCTCTGGCACAGTTGTAGGTTGTTTCTCAAGCTTGTCCACCTTGGAGATAAGGACGTCCTCTTTATCTTGTCCTGTTTGTAAAGACTCCTGCAAAGATTTTAAAGTTTCCAGGtctccttttccttcctttccttgctCTGTGTGGGAAGCATGAAGGTCCTTGTTGGTAGAGGGCTGGGATTTTAACTCATTAACTTCAGACTGgaatctctctctctgctgtctgtTTTGAGCAGCCTGTTCTTCCAGTTGCCTCTGAGCTtcctggagctgctgcaggagctgTTGGGTCTCCGTGGCTTGGCTGGAAGGCTCTGCACACAGTTCTGCAGCAGGGTGGCTTCTTTGTtcctgcaggttgttgataATATTCCCCAGTTTGGCATTCGTGGGACTCTTGTCTGTAACAGTGACTGTATCACTGTTGTTCTCTGGCTTCACACCACGAGCCTTTGCCAGCTGTTTTTTCAGATCATTAATTGTTTTCTCTGAATTTGTTTTATGGCGGCTAAAATGCTTTTGAAGCACAGTCATCTGAAACTGGCATTGTGCAGCCTTGTCAAAGGCAGCTACCCATTTCTGATGAAGTTCTCCTACTTTATTCTTAGATTCCTGCAGCAGGTATTTGAGATCATTAATCTCTGCCGTTGCGTTTACTGTGAAGTAGTGGTAACTCTGGTAAAGCTGCTGCAACTGAGACTTGCATTGTGAACCCTCGGCAGTGGAAGCTACCCATTTCCGCTGAAGATCGTACACCTGATCCTGGGATTCCTGCAGTTGCTGTTTCAGAGCTGTGATCTCCTTCCATGTATTATACGGGACTCTGTCCTTATTGGGTCTAACATTGGGATTAGGCCCATGATGTTGTGTCCCTGCATTAGGCCTGGGATTTTGGCTTCTGGGACTTGCATTTTCATGCGTCTGCATGTTTGTTGCTTTTGGTGTGACAACAatttgcttttgtgtgtctgtcattgTAGATGCTTCAGAGTTTTGTCGTCTGGGGATTTGTTCTAAGTTGTTAAGCGTCTGCCTTCCTTTGGGTCTGGCAATCgtcttgttttgtgtttttgcagttggAGTTTAACTAAATCTGGCTGAACCTCAGGTCTACTTATAGCCACTTATATCAAAGTCTTGTGACATCATCTCTTTATTTGATGTGTTCTGGAATGAATCTCTTTTGAtgtgattctttattcctttcaaaataaaatgcccaCAGACCTACTATTtaaaaaaggcttttattttgtagtatATGTTGAATTGCCACATTGAAAGCCACTCTACCAGAATTCCAGAATTAAAATCAAACCataacactctctctctctctctctctgtctctctctatgtctctctctgtctctctctatgtctctctctctctctctgtgtctctctctatgtctctctctctctctctctgtctctctgtctctctctctctctgtctctctctctctctctgtctctctctatgtctctctgtctttctctctctctgtctctctctctctgtctctctctctgtctctctctctctctctctctctgtctctcttatgtctctctctctatgtctctctctctctatgtctctctctctctgtgtgtctctctctctgtgtctctctctgtctctctctgtctctctctctgtctctctctctctctgtctctctttatgtctctctctctatgtctctctctctctctatgtctctctctctgtctctctctctctctctctgtctctctctatgtctctctctctctctctctctgtctcttgctctctctctctttctcgaagtacaaatacttcattactgtacttaagtacagtaacgaagtattttactgtactttatttgagtatttatttttctgactactttttacttttactccctacatttttacagaagtatctgtactttctacttgttacattttcaaaacaagctcgtttaCTTAAACTCGTTTGCCtatccggtcagtgcgccgtcaaacatcaagcgatctgagcctaaacggaggaataataacatataagagacgaTCGTTCTGGCGtttcctccatcaccggggcttatcgcatCCAGGGACaataaagaggcaaaaccgtataattaatgtatcatttatagcgctttAATTAGGGGTTACAGGGGGCCGGACCGCCGATGTCCGTAAGTGGTGCTCACGGTACTTCAGCATTTagctagcactacagaagaggGGCGAGTATATAGAGGGTAACGTGCGGCAGGtggttttaaattaaatgtttctaaatgctcaacaaatagcacaaaaagtgtgtgcagtttgtcacacagtgtgtctgctagctaaaggaacagctgctgtatttccagggagagcaaagaatgagcgataacttcactcagattgtaagaaagaggacggagagagcagcagcaggtcagctgatcacagcctgcacaccaacatcatttactgcagctcacaatagaaagctgtgattcttctccccatgcagagccactacagctgatcttagggttcctccaccttctgaatcccactgtaacccctgagtatcctcatgtttgtgtttaggtggaggcacagtcaccctctagtatggaggacacagagaacagagctgtgtttaaattccctttcacagtttgtgtcctacataacagattcaagctgagtgcattcattagaattaaaattctaatgaatgcattagttcttcaacttttaccagagtagtttttaacacaagtacttgtacttttacttaagtacataatgtcagtacttttgccacctctgttatTGAGTGATGAATACAAATGAGAAATTTTCAGCTTCAGTCATCATCAAAATgttcagaggaggtcaggagagaggtacaagagTGTCTACAGCCTCTACGGGCTCTGTTAAAGTGTAGGGCTGCATCTCAggtggtggtgttggggatcttgtctgATAAAATTAAGaatgcagaaaagcaccatcagattttgatccaccgtgcAATACTATCTTGAAAACATTTGATTGACATCAGcttagtttttcagcatgacaatgatcccaaacacactgccaacacAGTAAAAGCAAACCTGCATAGATAAACGTGACTTTTCTGCAATGAGTCCAAacagtttacattcttttatcttttaattattctctgcactgtatattttgtaatattgtgttatagttatagttctaataCCTCTGTATTTTGGAATTTGTaacattgtcttatagtttttatacttattgttttttatgtaagcacgaagtaccgcagcaatttcctaatcacccatatggcaataaagccttctgattctgatcactGTTTACTGACTTTGTAGCTGCAGCTCAACATCAGAGTCAAACAGAAAATCAAGAGAGCTGAGCAGCAGTCACCCGAGTCCAAGTTTACTGAGTCCAGAGGTCCCTCTAAGCCAGATGTTGACTGACAGCAGCTGGACATGATTCACTGTCAGGTAGAGATGAGCTGATGAGATGATCCTCACAGCTGAGAAGGGAAGAGCTGTGAGGAATGAATACTGTTCACATGAACTATAAATAACGTGTTACTATTATCGTTCGTGACGAACAGCAGAAatcttgtgctgttgttgcagtcacactgaaacacaaactacaTTTCTTTCAGTGAATGCACGCTCCATGGTGACCCTGCTGCTTTATAACTAATAAATCTGTAATCAGTTGAAGGCCGTTGCATGAAGCCACCTCTGTTTATTTCAGCATGAACACCTGCATATCCAGACCCTTCAGTGCTGAGTAAGTTCAAAGTTTAGGCTCTGCTGCACTGGTGTCAACACAACCTCatgaccactagatggcagcaaagTCAAGATCACAGCTTTCTTAGCCCATCGAAGACGAGTCATGATAaaatttaaagctgcagctgaattttaaaataatagcaAAATGTTTTGAGGAATGAAAATAGAATCAAACAcagttatattatattatattatcttttttgtgttgtcttgatctttatttgtttttcagaactGGGTTGTAAACTGTGGAAGGGTGAGAATATTTCTTGGAGCTGTCACGTTGGCAGGTATTGCATCATGCAGCAATCATACTCATATGTCTATATTAGGGCTGATATCAGGGCTTTTGACTGTACTTTAGACCATTAATAAGTATTCCTGTTGAAGAAGCTTATCATACTTATTACATTATTGCATataatgtgtatttttctgtatcacATTCACTTTTCAGCCCATTGTCTAGTCATGCTAGACGTTCCTTTCTTCAGTATTTTTACAGGCCTTCTGTTACACCATCCATACCAACAAATCTGACTATGACCAAGTGTGTTTTATAGTCTATGTTGTATAAATATATTTGAGAGACTTAATTCTCATCAAGAGGAAAATAGTGCTATTTCAGACCTAATGGAATTATGGGAGTGTGCTTATCTGACTACACCTGTGCTAATTTGTGACTTACAGGCACATGGTACACAGCAGACAAGCACCCTGGAATGAGTTGTGCAGATCCATAAACCAAATATTCATATCAATGGCATTGTGGgattgcttttactttttgaagCACGTATctgaaacatctgcacagaatTTGGTCacttaaataaaactgtttagcaatatgttttgttgttgtaacaCAGTTGTTCCAACATATACGCACCTTCAGATGTTACTGTAATGAGATTTTTCTGAACTTCTGAACTTTAtacatgtctttttttaaaaatcctaatCATTGTTAACGGTATCCAGTCTCAAGACACTGGGTGTGGAAACAGCTGTTATGTCGTTCGGCTGTCAAAAGGCCAACATAGACGTGCATGAAGTGAGCAGCAAAGGAGCCGCTGGGTTTTTGGATTCAGCAGACATGCTCAGTagttttgctttgcattttaagggtcagcacacacacattcactgcgTTAAACCCAAACTTGTCATATCACTAATTACAATGTTTTTCCACTACTTTTTCAGGAAGCTCTTTAAAGGCTTCTGGTGCCAAAGAGCCAGTTGATGTCCTTGCTAAGAAGGTGCAGGAAGTATTCAGCTGCACCGGACAGCTTACACTACATCGCTTATCTCAGGATAaactcggacctctacatttgAGGAACCCAACAGCCTCTtaacaaacgaatggcacaacatagaagagccacctcaacaggacaatgccaacgttcacattttggacagggaagaagCCATTTatttccactgtgaacaaccatcactgaacagaggaggaacattacgtcaccaactttcccccgttTACAGTCCGATCCTGAGCTTCCTCCCCAGgcacctcaacccccattcacactttagttcaggtgacctcaatagatCACTTGACACTATGGagcaaagtcccaaattggtttcacctgaaatcACTGATGGTAATGACCCATGCCTCCCTTCACACCTTAGTGCATGTGatcatgcacatgaacaatagagggtcacaaCCActtccaggggactacgcccactggggtttaaatacctgggtctctccaccttctggtttgagaactgaagaagcctttgggatgagagatgaaacatcttcaagaaacaaaaagaggtccagtcgccctttttcaaGCTAAAGAGACTGTttcagagtttaaaaaacttGAAGCCAGTTTACTTAACTGAGTTTCCACACAATGCATCTACCTGCCTGAATGACTAAGAATCTTCGTTAAACCAACCCCACAAAAAGCAAACTCATACTTAAGAAATCAATAAGCTAAAGAAATGGATCATTTTGTGATGGCTCAAACATGGGCACAAACTCTGCCTCATGGACGAGCTCCTGGATTTTAATTCTTATCCATGATTGCTTTGGTGGAGCCAGTCTCCTCGTGGCTGGAGCTAAACTGAGCAAGCAGTGTGTTGTGTCATCCCTCCCTTGACTTCTTTCCTCTTCAAATACTCCTCCAACATCTCGTCACTACTCTTCCTCTGTGCCTTGCCTGGTCTGGGGGTCACTGCAGTCCCCTCTCCTGCACTCTCTGCCTGATCAGATAGCtcccctgctgcttctgtctctctctcctccccatCCTGGCCATGCAGATTGCTCTATGtggccaggatgaggaggagacataatctttctcactgtagcatGATGGACTTGTCGGCCGTGGTTCGGGTTACCTTTTTATCCTCAGGGTGGCCCCGGCCCTAAAATTTTCACAATTAAATCCATTTTCCTGAAATAATCCACTGGAATCGAGGAGGATTCGTTACAAGGATTTATTCCCACAAAGTGTTACAAAACGCAAGCAAGCACCTCCCGGGAGTGTACAGCCTTAAGCGGTTAGTCCAGCAAAAATAGAAGCAGCGCaggcaaagaaaaaagctgCTCCAACCGCGAAAAACAGGGCAATTATACCCTGTCCGCGGGACTTTCCTCCACCCCAAATTAATATGCATAAGTTTTCACCCTTTGATATTTAATCCTCACCCCATCAACACCCTTCACCCACTTTAGGACACATgcttaaggtgccgtttacacgagaccgtttacactggaaacggtgtcgttttgatgcgtttcggccttgcgtttacacgatagcgtttcagaaacgatccgcgtttacacgaggacacgtgaaacgatgtagttcccatgccaggccacaagttggcgttggttttctttttgcaaagTTTTTTCACGCatgacgcgcatgcgtggagggaTTCAGTAGGaagcgcggcaaattgttcattatttacaaaatggccaGTGTGAGAGGTTtcgtgtggacagatgatgaagtGGAGTTGCTGCTCCACACAACCCTAAATtacaaaacatcaaaatcacaAGAAAATGTAGACTGGGAATCGTGCTACTCAAGGTACGCTGACATCCACGCTGAATACCTTGAGCATTATCCTGCAAATGGGACGGCAGATGGCAAAGACTTCCGCACGACCGCAGCGCAATAACGAAGGCCCAGGTAACCGGCAAGCTGAAAGCGGTAAGGATGAAGTACAGGCAGGCAGTGGATTCGGGGTGTCGTAGTGGTCATGGACGTGTTGTGCTCCTGGTTTTTGAACTCTGTGAGCAAATATGGGGCGGATCGCCAGCCACTAGCACCCTGGAAGTAGGTCTCGAAACCGCCGATTTAGAAGACAGTGGGGCGGACAGCACAGCTTCGAGTTCACGGAGCTCTACGCCCTTGCCAGCCATGAGCTACGCTCCCATGGATGACCCAGGTGCCTCCCCAGTTCAGCTGGATGTGTCACAAGCCCGTCGGGCTGAGCTTGAAGTACGTATAAGTAAGCAGTGCTAAACGGTGtaattgctgtttgttttaaaaaatgcttagaTGTGTACATCTGTGTCGTATTTACAAATAATGTAacatctgctttattttttaaggcaAAGTTGTCCAACCATAGGAAAGACAGACTGAAGCGGAAAATGCACTCTGACCCAGCAGTTCTGGAAGAGCTCCAGCTAAAGAGGAGGATGATCGACCTACtagaggagtcagagagacgcAACTCAGAGAGACTGGATAAAATTTCAGAAAATATTTGCAATATAACCTCAACGATTAGAGATGGCTTTACACTTCTTGGGCAACTAATGACCCAGCAGCAACAGCCATACAGTTTTGCACAGGGGCACATGGGAGGATATGCACAAGGGCCATTTGCACACACCCAACAGCATTTTTTCAGCGGCCCTGCCAGTGCACAGGCACATAGGGCCCCAACACAGCACAACTGTCAGCACAACTCTCAGCACAACTCTCAGCACGGGGACTTTCTGGACTTGTGACAGACTTTGGAGTTCACTTCATGTACATAAATGGGACATGCAGATGGTGTGTAAAAAGGACACCATCTTTTGTAAAGCCACTTTGTACTTGCTCTTTTAACCTTTTTactatttatgcatgtatagcacTATTAGTGATTTTGgtattgacattttattttcctcaataaaagcatgaaaatggCACTTTCAAACGGTTATTTGTTTACAAACATCACTCAAAAATTACacgcaacttttttttttccccaaagcaACATCAACATACTGCTGTCTAAAACTATCAGTACCTACATAAGCAGTTTTCCATTTACATTGATTACACAAGTAATCACAGGACGGCAGCTCCAAATTACATGCAGTGTAAAACTGTACATGACAGAAACAGAATCATGGATCGAGGTACTTTGTGACAATTCTTCTCACACATTTCCCAGCACTTTCATTGCAGTCCGTCACATATCTATTATTCTGTGTGCGAGGCTGCCAGTCGTGGTCGATATCTATGGCGTTACGCACACATTGTGCATCCACAGTCTCTTGTGCGGCCTCGCAGTAATTGTGTAGGACAAAACATGCGTAAATCACATGGGGCAAGTCCTTTAGGTTAATGTCCATTGGTCGCCTGAGTGCTGCAAATCGGGCCTTGAGTCTGCCAAAAACACACTCTATAACCATTCGCGCTCGACACAAACAAAGTCCAAAATACTGTTCCTGTGCAGTTGAACCACCGTTTGAGTATTCCTTCATGAGGTACGACAATAAAGGGTAAGCGGGGTCCCCCAGAAGAAAAATTGGAACCGGTTCCTCATCATCAACAATTTGCTTTGCTAGGGCAGGGATTTTACCAGTCTTGAAATAAGTGTTTATTTTTGAGTTCGCAAAGACGCGGGCATCATGCACACTTCCAGGCCACTTGATAACAACGTCCATGAATCTGTATTTATAATCACAGACCGCTTGAACATTTAGGGAATAATTACCTTTCCTGTTAATGTAGTCTGTGGAGTTAGCTGATGGTTGTTTAATGCCGATGTGTGTTCCGTCGATGGCTCCCAAACACTGCGGCATACCGTGAGCATCTTGGAATCCGTTTACGAGCCTTTGTGCCTCTGGTTCGGTGAACGGCAGCTGTATGTATTTTGGTCCGAGGTGAACAGAGATGGCGTGGCAGGTTTGCCTGATAATTATCGACACAGTTGCCCGTGACAAACTGAAAGCATTGGCCGTTTTCCGCAGTCTGCCCTCATCACTTAAGTAATAAATTGTACACGCCACCTTTGTGAGTGCATCCACCGGCGCTCTCATGGTTGTATTTTCACCATCGATGTAAGGGCGAAGTTCCCGCACAGGGCTACAAGAGATGTTTTGGACATTCGAAAATTTTCCCTCCATTCATCGCCATCGACTACATCAGCCACAAAGTTATCCCACCATTTGCTTGTCCTCCCAGGCCGCTTCCAGAAGCGCCTTCTTGCTGCCCTTCGTCGCCGAACACGCCCGCTCAGAACCTGACGCATGATAGAAATGCGTCTCCGTTGATCCACATGATGGTGTAGCAAATGTACATTTTGTTGAAGAAGGGCTGCTAAGTTTAAAAGACTgagcagcacaagaagcactcgtgaatccgccatAGCGAGTATTGTTTAccaatttgcgcgtgcgcgaaaaactttggccgtcgcaaccagagtgcgcatgtgcgagtcgagcgttttcaaatcaccccggtttcaagtgtttacacgagaacgcaagccggtgcgtttctgaaacgctccactctggaccccgtttccaaaacacatcgttttcactctgttgtcgtgtaaacagaagggcgaaacgcatcaaaacgacaccgttgtcatgtaaacgcaaggccgaaacgcatcaaaacgacaccgtttcaaaatgaaaacggtctcgtgtaaatgGCACCTAAGGCTGCAGCTCACAGGTCTAGCTCATAGGTcacaacagttcaaacagaGGTTACCAGTGATGACCTTTTCTACTCAAACATCTGTTAAGATAAGATCATCAGTCCCCCACTTAGCCAGGTTTTTAATTTCTTCCCCCCCTTTGGGCTGTAAAACTGCGAGGGGGCCCACAGAACTCCCTTTTTTGGGAGTGCACCTGCCGTAAAACTCGACTGAAACATGACGATAAAGTCCAAGTGTCAAGTAAGACAGTGCTTACACCGGCAACTCTTCAAAGGCCTCAAACAGACAAATCTGATCACACAGgtccttcactttttgtctctctaaagatgttattcctctctcctacatcCTCGCTTGCagctacatgcaaataaccaattatgcaaattgggtgatgacgtcatatagTGACTTTTAGGAcatccaatagctactttccttgctgaggagtGGGCAACAGTGTTTCGAAATACACCCACTCCCCTAACTTGAGGCAGCTCTGCATTAACAATAAACTATTTTTCACATTGTCAAGTGATTCTACTTTCTGcctaatctatatatatatatatatatatatatatatatatatatatatatatatatatatattaggggtgggactttaacgcgttaatttcgattaattaattacggggaaattaacgcgttaaaaaatgtaacgcattttaatcgcactttgcaccgtggaacgtttctcagtgcgcgagttcccggcatacagattatatcgacgcacaatgtccaaattaggggccgcatcctgcgaaggacccggcccacgtctttcgcagcccacaaaggccggaagtgagcggctagccttcatatcagctgccgtcacctctgcgtagcggAAGAAAGCGAGTACCGATTCATTTAAGACTTCCGGGTGGAATGGCGAGTGGAGCGGCTGCGCTTTACTGAAGCTGCGAACACCGTCCCGAATTGATACTGATGTAACAGTTATATCTCCTCTATATAAGATCTTAAGTGTAGTATACTCACCCGGCTTCTAGATGAAAAGCACCAAGAACCCCTCTGGGGTAAAAGCCCTCCCGTTCAGACATTCGGGAAATGCAGTGGAGCACGACTATGCTGTACCGATGGAGGTTGCTAGCTCCTCTGCCAAGCGGAGCAGAGACAACCGGACGCCAATGAACACACCAGAAAAGaaccaacaggaaaaaaaggctAAAGACACACATAAAGAAAGTGAGTGTAACACTTTGAAGGAAGACATTTTGTCGGCTATTAATCAACTTGGGCAGCGTCTTGATGGCCGTATGGATGACCTTTGCTCACAAATGCAACAACAGAGTGCCATGCTAGCCTCTGTTGCAAAAATAGCACAGCTTAAGTCAGAAGACATAGAAGATTGCAAAACCAAAATCAAGTCTTTGGAGCAACAGGTCGGCTCCCTtatcaaagacaaagaaaatctgaaagAACGGCTGGCGGAGCAGGAAAGGTACAAAAGAAGATGGAGCCTTCGGATTAAAGGGATAAAAGAAGATGAAAATGAGAGCATCAGAGCCGACATTGTTAAACTGCTGTGCAAAGTGGCCCCAGACCTGGCGGAGAAGATGGAGGATACTGTGGACATTGTTCACAGAGTAGGAAAAAAGATAGAGAACAGGCACCGACAAATTATAGTTCTCTTCTCCAAAAGAtcaatccgtgacatcatctgGAAAAGAACAAAGTCATCAGAGGTGTGCAAAAAAGCAGGTGTCCGGTTTGCTGAAGATCTAACAAGAGATGACTTTTTGGCAAGACAAGCAGTGTGGCCCAAGATTGAGCAAGCGAGGAAAGAGGGGAAAGCTGCAGGCTTCCGAGGCCCATATGGATACATCAACGGCAAACGAATTGAAGAGACTCCATAGAAGCGGgttgagtatttaaaaaaaaaaaaaaaaaaaaaagattagatgGAGAAAATGTTCATAAGGGGACGTTCACAAGTATCACTTCTACCTCCTTAActgttttttcatctttttgttcCGTCTCATTATGTGTTCACTGTACCCATCTCAAACTGTTATCTCTTGTTCTTCGTTTAATGCTAGGGGTTTAAAAGACTCAGtcaaaagaaaagcagtttttttattttgtaaggggCTAAagtcaaatgtttcttttttcaagaGACTCATTCTGATAAGTCTGATGCCAAATTTTGGGCCCAGCAATGGGGTGAGAAGATAATTTTTAGTCATGGATCCACTCGCTCTGCAGGAGTTGCTATTTGTTTTCATAAATTTTCTGGTGAAGTCGTTTCAGAAAGAATGGACAATGAAGGTCATTGGGTAGCCTGCGttttgaaaatagaaaaagccacttttattttgcttaatGCTTATGGTTACAACAAcgaacttaaaaataaaatttttaaattctctATAAGAAAATTCTCTATTGATTTTAGCAAAAGACTAGAattggaaaagagagagaaggaaaataaCTTGGTTAAAACATTGCTCAATTATTATTCTAAATTGAATTGGTCGGAAGAAGATAAAATAGAGATTTCAAGTATACAGACTGAATTAGACCAGCTTTACATTAATAAAGCCCGAGGTGCTTTTGTCAGATCACGGGCAAAGTGGATTGAAGATGGAGAAAAGAATTCATCCTTTTTTATTAGGCtcgaaaaacaaagacaagaaaaaaatgcaatttcttCCTTATTAATTAATGGGGAGGAATGCACAAGCTCAAAAATAATATCCAGAGGAATTTATGACTTCTACAGTAATATTTATTCTACTTATTATAATGAACAGTATTCAAAACGGTTTTTTTTTGAAACGTTAGGGGATAGGATTCCAAAAATTGATGATAACTTTAAAAATCTTGTGAAGAAAGTTTAAATTAGCAGAATTAGACGCAGCTATTAAAAAAATCGCTTCTGATCGCTCGCCTGGTCTGATGGGTTAACTGCTAACTTTTACAAGCATTTTTGGGAAGAAATAAAAGGGTTATTATTTGATGCTATTACAGAAAGTATTAACAAAAGGAATTGATGACAACGATGAAACAAggattaataaaattaatcCCTAAACCggaaaaagacaaagaatattaaatatttaaggcCCTATAAACTTTTTACTATGGCACTGGCATCTAAGTTAAAAGTAGGCCTTTCCAAAATTATAAGCAACTCACAATCAGGATTTATGAAAGGTAGGTTAATTCATAATAATATTAGATTAGTTTTAGATCTTTTAGATTACAAAGATCTGGT is a window encoding:
- the LOC115798476 gene encoding uncharacterized protein LOC115798476, with product MKYRQAVDSGCRSGHGRVVLLVFELCEQIWGGSPATSTLEVGLETADLEDSGADSTASSSRSSTPLPAMSYAPMDDPGASPVQLDVSQARRAELEAKLSNHRKDRLKRKMHSDPAVLEELQLKRRMIDLLEESERRNSERLDKISENICNITSTIRDGFTLLGQLMTQQQQPYSFAQGHMGGYAQGPFAHTQQHFFSGPASAQAHRAPTQHNCQHNSQHNSQHGDFLDL